From the Halichoerus grypus chromosome 3, mHalGry1.hap1.1, whole genome shotgun sequence genome, one window contains:
- the SHROOM3 gene encoding protein Shroom3 isoform X3, with product MVLSKGGCLALMFPRLGTQNSRRQQNPDACADPGPASTGTSDTGPEHPASHPQHRRAAWSGGATLRPKHRRSDPAGRPHSWHLTKFGENQPDASMMQITPGTIGTPWPQRYHSSSSTSDLSSFDHAYLRRSPDRCSSQGSMESLEPSGGYPPCHLLSPAKSTGSIDQLSHLHNKRDSAYSSFSTSSSILEYPPPGISSRERSGSMDTTSARGGLLEGMRQADIRYVKTVYDPRRGVSAEYEVNSSALLLQGREARASADGQGYDKWHNVPRGKGAPPPSWSQQCPSALETATPNLPPKVGAPLPPARSDSYTAFRQRERPSSWSSLDQKRFCRPQANPAGSLKSPFIEEQLHTVLEKSPENSPPAKPKHSYPQKAQPGQPLLPTGIYPVPSLEPHFAQVPQPSVSSNGTLYPALAKESGYTAPHGACDKMATFDENGNQNGSSRPGFAFYQPLEHDSVSPGERKPETSARCVPYKVHFPSVPENEEDTSLERQLTPLRGNSPHPNERRSTHSNKPYSSYHSLRSPQAWQVGEDKRSSRPSEPWAGDLHEDHNANLQQRLERESLGQSLSNNFGRTKPGFSSLQNIPESLRGQSRLELGGGAQEGYLEGWSTSVVNSKVEDSGRKAVPDHRSQLDRPVSYPRPEARTSALASLPSSDPRYEEPPSPPHQQIDSLGRRRLSSSSTSALQGLQYGNPHCSVLDKVSKLEQREQGSQRPPSVSSSTYGHNYRPNRTLATSNTFGNDFEETKANVRFSEPTEPIGNGEQHFKNEEPKLEEVSWQPYGQQLRRGADVGRGPQLHGSEPPRRDPHLLRSQSTFQLFGEPEKEPVWLRERPGTPESPVLDAPFSRAYRNSIKDAQSRVLGATSFRRRDLELGTPATSRPWRPRPASAHVGLRSPEAAPSASPHTPRERHSVTPAEGDPARPAPPAARRGPRRRLTPEQKKRSYSEPEKMNEVGISEEAEPAPSSPQRKGLRFPESTVADRRRIFERDGKACSTLSLSGPELKQFQQSALADYIQRKTGKRPSSAAACGLQEPGLLRERAQSTYLQPGPAAPEGPSLASASSLCSLREASLQPRREAVLLPAAAVGGAGESPRAPRDRSSSFAGGRLLGERRRGDQAPREQLGGASNYGPMSTQRVDRTPGEPSAWGAAAKRAGKSMSAEDLLERSDVLAVPVHVRSRSSPTADKKCQDVVLGESNSFGLVKDPCYLAGPGSRSFSCSERGHEDMPLLKHHPSPRWGGPGCKAVGGASVPSKCPGPLDPHRQASRTMPCPGLLPTGMPGHLTDSRAAPLTPLGSALPSPAPLSSQAATDQPTGRDGPMGQQPLPPHTQAVTHRSDGHSLVQPASPRGHEPNSPEHGMEEATRRRVSLPQRPAPPRVKWAHAVREDSLPEDSSSPEFANPKHYKTRQAPSSSTLEDTPLGTPSTPGRLSLRISESVLQASPPPREDIDDEVFVKDLYPNATSSPTFDLPPPPPPPLSQDTPVNSLDDFPPPPPQAMYEAELVSEDYKEPCTSSSSKFAKVTVAKERPIPGTVHLVGSQIPASRSQTSIKVSEANETNPPSSIGALPQLDGALGKQPSPGQPPPIHDPVCGTQGLEKKVSSGPQKTSEDIRTEALAKEIVHQDKSLADILDPDSRMKTTMDLMEGLFPRDVNLLKENSIKRKAMQRTVNCAEYEGKRSEDKEAVGMLVTCPAYYSVSAPKAELLNKIKDMPEEANEGEEPVDVNEKKAELIGSLTHKLETLQEAKGSLLMDIKLNNALGEEVEALISELCKPNEFDKYKMFIGDLDKVVNLLLSLSGRLARVENVLSGLSEDASNEERSSLNEKRKVLAGQHEDARELKENLDRRERVVLDILANYLSEEQLQDYQHFVKMKSTLLIEQRKLDDKIKLGQEQVKCLLESLPSDFIPKAGALALPPDLESEMAPAGGCTVSGVFPTLTSPL from the exons GCGCAGTGACCCTGCCGGCCGACCTCACTCTTGGCATTTAACCAAATTTGGGGAGAACCAACCAGATGCCAGCATGATGCAAATAACTCCGGGCACGATTGGCACTCCTTGGCCCCAGAGATACCATTCCAG CTCCTCTACCAGTGACCTCTCCAGCTTTGACCATGCTTATCTGAGGCGAAGCCCTGACCGCTGCAGTTCCCAGGGGAGCATGgagagcctggagcccagtgggggATACCCACCCTGCCATCTTCTTTCCCCTGCCAAGTCCACCGGCAGCATTGACCAGCTCAGCCACCTCCATAACAAGAGAGACTCGGCATACAGCTCCTTCTCCACCAGTTCTAGCATCCTAGAGTATCCACCCCCTGGCATCTCTAGCCGGGAGCGGTCAGGCTCCATGGACACCACTTCTGCTCGGGGTGGCCTCCTAGAAGGGATGAGGCAGGCAGACATTCGCTATGTCAAGACAGTCTATGATCCCCGGAGGGGAGTCTCGGCCGAGTATGAGGTGAACTCTTCAGCCCTCCTTCTCCAAGGGAGGGAGGCCCGAGCGTCAGCAGATGGTCAGGGCTATGATAAATGGCATAATGTTCCTCGGGGCAAGGGAGCACCACCCCCATCCTGGAGCCAGCAGTGCCCCAGTGCCTTGGAGACTGCCACTCCCAACCTGCCTCCTAAAGTGGgcgcacccctgcccccagctcggAGCGACAGTTACACAGCCTTTCGGCAGCGAGAACGACCCAGCTCGTGGTCTAGCCTCGATCAGAAGCGGTTCTGTCGGCCTCAGGCAAACCCGGCAGGCTCCCTGAAATCTCCCTTCATAGAGGAACAGCTGCATACTGTGCTGGAGAAGAGTCCAGAGAACAGCCCCCCAGCGAAGCCCAAGCATAGTTATCCCCAGAAGGCCCAACCTGGCCAACCTCTGCTGCCAACTGGCATCTACCCGGTTCCTTCTCTGGAGCCCCACtttgcccaggtgccccagccttcTGTGAGTAGTAACGGCACGCTCTACCCAGCACTGGCCAAGGAGAGTGGGTATACAGCTCCTCATGGAGCTTGTGACAAGATGGCTACCTTTGACGAGAATGGGAACCAAAACGGATCTAGCAGGCCTGGGTTTGCCTTCTACCAGCCTCTAGAACATGATTCTGTGTCCCCAGGAGAGAGGAAACCTGAAACTTCAGCCAGATGTGTCCCCTACAAAGTCCATTTCCCTTCAGTACCTGAAAATGAGGAGGATACCTCCCTGGAGAGACAGCTCACACCTCTCCGAGGCAACAGCCCACATCCCAATGAGAGAAGGAGCACCCACAGCAACAAACCATATTCTAGTTACCACAGCCTCAGATCCCCTCAGGCCTGGCAAGTGGGTGAAGACAAGAGGTCCTCCAGGCCCTCAGAGCCTTGGGCGGGTGATTTACATGAAGACCACAATGCCAACCTGCAGCAGAGGCTGGAGAGGGAAAGCCTAGGCCAGAGCCTGTCGAACAACTTTGGCAGGACCAAGCCAGGCTTTTCCTCTCTCCAAAACATTCCTGAGAGTCTAAGAGGGCAAAGCAGATTGGAgctaggaggaggagcccaggAGGGCTACCTGGAGGGCTGGTCTACCTCTGTAGTCAACAGCAAGGTAGAAGACTCTGGAAGGAAAGCTGTTCCTGACCACAGGAGCCAGCTGGACAGGCCAGTCTCCTATCCGAGGCCCGAGGCAAGAACCAGTGCCTTGGCCTCTTTGCCCAGTTCAGACCCGCGGTATGAggagcctccctccccaccccaccagcagATAGACAGTCTGGGCAGGAGGCGGCTCAGCTCCAGCAGCACCTCCGCTCTGCAGGGCTTGCAGTATGGGAACCCCCACTGCTCCGTGCTGGACAAGGTTTCCAAGCTCGAGCAGCGAGAGCAAGGGAGCCAGAGACCCCCCAGTGTGAGCAGCTCTACTTACGGCCACAACTACAGGCCCAACAGGACGCTTGCGACTTCTAATACTTTTGGGAATGACTTTGAGGAGACAAAAGCCAATGTCCGTTTTTCTGAACCCACTGAACCCATAGGCAATGGGGAGCAGCACTTCAAAAACGAGGAGCCGAAGCTGGAAGAGGTTTCCTGGCAGCCATATGGTCAGCAGTTGAGGCGGGGTGCCGATGTCGGCCGTGGCCCCCAACTTCACGGCAGTGAGCCCCCGAGGCGGGACCCTCACCTGCTCCGCAGCCAGAGCACCTTTCAGCTCTTCGGCGAGCCGGAGAAGGAGCCCGTGTGGCTGCGCGAGAGGCCCGGCACGCCCGAGTCGCCGGTGCTGGACGCCCCCTTCAGCCGTGCCTACCGGAACAGCATCAAGGACGCGCAGTCCCGTGTCCTGGGGGCCACCTCCTTTCGACGCCGGGACCTCGAGCTGGGGACACCCGCAACTTCGAGACCCTGGCGCCCGCGGCCCGCCTCGGCGCACGTGGGGCTGCGGAGCCCAGAGGCAGCGCCATCCGCCTCCCCACACACCCCTCGCGAGCGGCACAGTGTGACCCCGGCCGAGGGCGACCCTGCCCGACCCGCGCCCCCTGCCGCCCGAAGGGGGCCGCGCCGCCGCCTGACCCCCGAGCAGAAGAAGCGCTCCTACTCAGAGCCTGAGAAGATGAACGAGGTGGGGATCTCGGAGGAGGCCGAGCCGGCGCCCTCGAGCCCGCAGAGGAAGGGGCTGCGTTTCCCCGAGAGCACGGTGGCGGACCGGCGCCGCATCTTCGAGCGCGACGGCAAGGCCTGCTCCACGCTCAGCCTGTCGGGCCCGGAGCTCAAGCAGTTCCAGCAGAGCGCCCTGGCCGACTACATTCAGCGCAAGACCGGCAAGCGGCCTTCCTCCGCCGCCGCCTGCGGCCTCCAGGAGCCCGGGCTGCTGCGGGAGCGCGCCCAGAGCACCTACCTGCAGCCTGGCCCCGCGGCGCCCGAAGGCCCCAGCCTCGCCTCGGCCTCCAGCCTCTGCTCCCTGCGGGAAGCCAGTCTGCAGCCCCGCAGGGAGGCCGTCCTCCTGCCGGCCGCAGCAGTGGGGGGCGCGGGCGAGTCCCCGCGGGCCCCCAGAGATCGCAGCAGCTCCTTCGCTGGAGGCCGCCTCCTAGGGGAACGGCGACGCGGGGACCAAGCCCCAAGGGAGCAGCTCGGTGGAGCTAGTAACTATGGACCAATGAGCACCCAGAGGGTGGACAGGACCCCTGGGGAGCCCTCCGCGTGGGGAGCCGCGGCCAAGAGGGCTGGGAAGTCCATGTCTGCAGAGGACCTGCTGGAGCGCTCCGATGTCCTGGCGGTCCCTGTCCATGTGAGATCACGGTCCTCGCCCACTGCAGACAAGAAGTGTCAG GATGTGGTTTTGGGGGAAAGCAACAGCTTTGGTCTTGTGAAGGATCCATGTTATCTGGCTGGCCCTGGGTCCAG GTCATTCAGTTGTTCAGAAAGAGGCCATGAGGACATGCCGTTGCTCAAACACCATCCCAGCCCTCGTTGGGGTGGTCCAGGCTGCAAAGCAGTTGGTGGTGCCTCTGTCCCCAGCAAATGTCCTGGACCCCTGGACCCTCACAGGCAGGCTAGCAGAACAATGCCTTGCCCTGGGCTGCTCCCCACAGGAATGCCAGGGCACCTCACAGACAGCAGGGCTGCACCCTTGACCCCACTCGGCTCCGCTCTGCCTTCCCCTGCACCCTTGAGCTCTCAGGCTGCAACCGATCAGCCGACTGGAAGGGATGGTCCGATGGGGCAACAGCCTCTTCCGCCCCACACCCAAGCAGTGACCCACAGAAGTGACGGTCACAGCCTCGTCCAGCCTGCCAGTCCAAGAGGCCATGAGCCCAACAGCCCAGAACATGGGATGGAAGAGGCAACAAGGAGGCGGGTCTCGCTGCCTCAGCGGCCTGCCCCGCCTCGGGTGAAGTGGGCCCACGCAGTCAGAGAGGACAGCCTCCCTGAGGACTCTTCGTCACCTGAGTTTGCAAACCCGAAGCACTACAAAACACGGCAGGCTCCTTCAAGCAGCACTCTGGAGGACACGCCTCTTGGGACCCCAAGCACTCCAGGGAGGCTCTCCCTCCGAATATCTGAGTCAGTCCTGCAGGCCTCCCCACCACCTCGGGAGGACATTGATGATGAAGTGTTTGTGAAGGACTTGTACCCCAATGCCACTTCCAGTCCCACATTtgacctgcccccacccccaccgcctccACTGAGCCAGGACACACCTGTGAATAGCTTGGACgacttccctccacctcctccccaagCTATGTATGAGGCAGAGCTGGTCAGTGAGGATTACAAGGAGCCCTGTACCAG CAGCTCCAGCAAATTTGCCAAGGTGACAGTTGCCAAGGAAAGGCCCATTCCCGGTACAGTCCATTTAGTTGGTAGTCAGATACCGGCTTCCAGATCCCAAACTTCAATCAAGGTTTCAGAGGCCAACGAGACCAACCCACCTTCCAGCATTGGTGCTCTGCCCCAACTTGATGGGGCTCTTGGCAAGCAGCCAAGCCCCGGGCAGCCACCTCCCATCCATGACCCAGTCTGTGGGACTCAGGGTTTAGAAAAGAAAGTCAGTTCTGGCCCTCAGAAGACCTCAGAAGACATCAGGACAGAGGCTCTGGCCAAGGAAATTGTCCACCAGGACAAATCTCTAGCAGACATTTTGGATCCAGACTCCAGAATGAAGACAACTATGGACCTGATGGAAGGTTTGTTTCCCCGAGATGTTAACTTGCTGAAGGAGAACAGCATAAAGAGAAAGGCCATGCAGAGAACTGTCAACTGTGCAGAATATGAAGGCAAGAG GAGTGAAGACAAGGAAGCAGTGGGCATGTTGGTCACCTGCCCTGCCTACTACAGTGTGTCTGCTCCCAAGGCCGAACTTCTGAACAAGATCAAAGATATGCCAGAAGAGGCCAACGAGGGAGAGGAGCCGGTGGATGTCAATGAAAAGAAG GCCGAGCTCATTGGAAGCCTCACCCACAAGCTTGAGACCCTCCAGGAAGCGAAAGGGAGTCTGCTGATGGACATCAAGCTCAACAATGCCTTGGGGGAAGAGGTGGAGGCTTTGATCAGCGAGCTCTGCAAGCCCAATGAGTTTGACAAGTACAAGATGTTCATCGGGGACTTGGACAAGGTGGTAAACCTGCTGCTCTCCCTCTCAGGGCGCCTGGCCCGTGTGGAGAACGTCCTGAGCGGCCTCAGCGAGGATGCCAGTAACGAAGAAAGG AGCTCTCTCAATGAGAAGAGGAAGGTCCTGGCTGGGCAGCACGAGGATGCCCGAGAGCTCAAGGAGAACCTGGATCGAAGGGAACGTGTGGTGTTGGACATCCTGGCCAACTACCTCTCAGAGGAGCAACTCCAGGATTACCAGCATTTTGTGAAAATGAAGTCAACACTCCTCATTGAGCAGCGAAAGCTGGACGACAAGATCAAGCTAGGCCAGGAACAAGTCAAgtgtctgctggagagtctcccCTCAGATTTCATTCCCAAGGCAGgggccctggctctgcccccagACCTGGAGAGTGAGATGGCTCCTGCTGGGGGGTGTACTGTAAGTGGTGTTTTCCCGACATTAACCTCTCCACTTTAA